GGTTATCCTCCTCCGCCTCAAGCAGAGAATCGCTGTGTTCCACATCATACAGCGGTTGAGGGAGTACCTTAACGCACAAGTTGAACAGTGAAAGAAGTTTAAGGCGCGCGATACTGTGCAGGTGCGCCACAATCTCATGTAGTGGTTCTACAGCTAGAAGGGAGGGGCTTAACCCCGCTGCGGTCGCCGAATAATGCGCCACTAAAACCCCGCTACCGTGCCCCACTGTAATCAGGCTAGAGGATTTACACTTTGTCGCAACCAGCTGCAAGAATCTCTCCCCCGAAGTTAGCACACCCTTCAAGTTCCCCCCGCGAGGGCCCTCAGAAAGTCCGTACCCGTACAGGTCGACGGCGTAGCAGCTGAAGCCCCTAGAAGCCAACTCCTCACAAAACCATGTGTACCTCCCAGAGTGTAAACCCAGGGCGTGAAACAGCGCGATAACGCCCTTAGTGCGACGCGCACGCCAAACCCTGTAGAAAATCTTCGTCCCGTGCGCGTCCATGAAGGTTCCTTCGTCATACGAGCTGTTACGCACGTCGGGCCCTTTCCATCTAACTGCTTAACCTTTTCCCCTAACCAGCGCCCCCCTTGTAGATCCGGAAGGGGTCCAGGAGCTTCCGGCTACGTACAAGTACAGCTTGTGTAAATGAACGCTACCCGAAGGTAGCGTGACTGAGACGATAGGTTTAACGCTCGGTAGGGGGTGGTCGTGCAGGATGATACGGCATCCCTTCTTACATTCAGAGATGAGCTTTAGCTCAAGACGTCTCGTAACGCTGGGCGAGGGGTAGCAGTAGACGACGTCGAAGGGTTCGACGTTGAAGCTGAAAAGGTCGCTGTGAATGATTGAAGCGAAACCGTAAACTCCGGCTAGGCGGACTTCCCTCAACGCCAGCCTCACGAGAAGCGGGTTGAGCTCCACGCCTACAGCTTGCGCGCCGAACTCTTTCACCGCTATTATCAGCACCCTTCCATCACCGCAGCCAAGATCCACGATAAGCTCGCCCGGCTTCAGCTCCGCGAGTGTCAACGCTGTCCTGATTACCGAGTCCGGGCTTGGTAGAAACGGTAGCTCCGCAAGTTCGCGGAGCACAATAGAGAGGGCGGCTCCTCCTTTTAAAGAGTGAGGGGGAGGTATGCGAGGATGAGCACTGAAATTACGAGGGCAGCAGCTGCGATGAGTGTCGGCTTATCGTTGAGGATTACCTCGTGAGGGTGCTCGCCTGCCCCTTTCTCCATCGCCAACGTGTATCTGAGCAGGAAGAAGGCCATAACTGGTATGGTGGGCACAAGTCTTCTCCCCAGGGGTACTTCTGCGCAGTATATGGCGTACGTCACTATC
This genomic interval from Thermofilaceae archaeon contains the following:
- a CDS encoding alpha/beta hydrolase; translated protein: MRNSSYDEGTFMDAHGTKIFYRVWRARRTKGVIALFHALGLHSGRYTWFCEELASRGFSCYAVDLYGYGLSEGPRGGNLKGVLTSGERFLQLVATKCKSSSLITVGHGSGVLVAHYSATAAGLSPSLLAVEPLHEIVAHLHSIARLKLLSLFNLCVKVLPQPLYDVEHSDSLLEAEEDNLVINCVPAKLVLQLIGMLKNRFTSSCSVIVFGNGWDERSIGVIREMYPCGKELYFNPQRDKFPFDEALELLVKRGGHRTA
- a CDS encoding class I SAM-dependent methyltransferase, with amino-acid sequence MLRELAELPFLPSPDSVIRTALTLAELKPGELIVDLGCGDGRVLIIAVKEFGAQAVGVELNPLLVRLALREVRLAGVYGFASIIHSDLFSFNVEPFDVVYCYPSPSVTRRLELKLISECKKGCRIILHDHPLPSVKPIVSVTLPSGSVHLHKLYLYVAGSSWTPSGSTRGALVRGKG